CGGCCCTAATGCACGATGTCGGCAAGCTCGGTGTCCCTGAATCGATATTGAATAAACCTGCAAAACTCGAACCAGAGGAATGGGCGATAATGAAACGCCACCCCAAAGTCGGCGTGAAAATTCTGGAGCCGCTCCAGACCTTTAACCATATTACGGACTGGATTCTTTTTCACCACGAACGAATCGACGGAAATGGTTACTATAGCCAGCCCGGCGACCAGATTCCCTTGCCGGCAAGGATCATTTCTATCGCCGACACATACTCGGCAATCACGATGCGACGTTCCTACAAGGCTCCGAAAACTCACGAGGATGCCATTCAGATTATCAAGGACGTTGCCGGAACACAGCTCGACGCAGAACTCGTCAAGTATTTCATGACAATTCCCAAGGAACGGCTGATTCAGTGTATTCCCGAACAGGTGAAGTACTGAAATATGTATTATGTATTCATATAGAAGGGGCTGCAAGACTGCCCTTTTCCTTCGATTATTTAGTTTACATAATACGCATTATCGGCAATACAAAGATAGGAAAATCAGGGGAGGTGTTTTTGACAAAATCACGGATTTTATACATAATAACCTTATTGGAGCATAACGAATACGTCAATTTGTTATATTGTGGCTAAATTGGTTTACATTAAAGATGCTAAAATTAAAAAAGAAATCGAAAATCCTGCTGCTGCTCGTTACATTTGTTGCACTCCTTTTCTCCGGCTGTGCGGTCACCAAGAAACTTTCGGCGGCAGACATTCTTTCCAAGACTAAGCTAGAATTCGATACGCTGTCTTTGGATTCTGCGTCCATCAACAAGAATCTGTTTCCGAAGTCGAGTGATTTGAAGAAAGGACTTTTGCCGAACCCGCACGTAGTTGCCCTGGTGCAGGATTTTGCACGTGGAATCCTCGAAAAGGAAATTGGCAAGGCTTATTTGACTGTCGGTTTAAATGCCAAGAATACAGGCGAAGATACGCTCTGGATTCGGGGACTTATTGCGAACTTGGTATTGGATTCTCTGATGGAACTCCCGGTTGCGCTCCGTGATTCGGTTAAGCTTGTACCCGGAAACAACAAGGTGATCCTTGTGACAGAAATGCCGATTGACCGCCGTATTTTTGGACTTCGGGACATTGAAAACGTTCATATTGTGGGCCGTATGGATGTATCACTGAAGGCACAAGACGAGGCTTTTACGCTTAATTTTGATATGGACCGCAAAATTACCCAGGAAGAAAAGCAGGCCTTGGCAGACAAGGCTAGAACATCTGTCTTGGACAATATCGTGAGCGACTGGGTAGGAGCGATATCTTTTTAGAGGTTTTTATGCGAACTTTTGTACCTGAAAATTTTAATGTAGACAACGTTGAAGAAGTCAAGGCGCTTTATCAGAGCCTGCTTAACGAAGATGTCACGAACTCCTCCGAGGCTTTGCGTTCCTGGATTCTAAGGTGGAGCGAACTGGGCTCGGTGCTTTCGGAAGTTTCTTGCCGTCGCTACGTCGCGATGACCTGCAACACCCAGGATGAGGCCGCCGCCAAGGCTTACGAAGATTTTGTGAGCAATATCGATCCGATTTCTAACGAATACAGCGACAAACTCAACAAAAAGCTGATGGCTCACCCCGCCAAGGATAAGCTGAAGGATGAATTTGGTGTATGGTTCCGTAGTGTGCAGGTTTCGCTGGACCTTTTCTCCCCCGACAATATTCCGCTCGAAACCGAAGAGACCATGGCCGTGCAGGCCTACCAGAAGATAACGGGTGGCATGAGTGTGGAATTTGACGGCGGCGTCAAGACTATGCAACAGTTGGGAGCCTACCTCGAAAAGACCGATCGCGACTTGCGTGAACGCGCTTTCCGCACGATGTGGGACCGTCGCCTAAAGGACAAGGACGCGCTTGACGAATCTTTCGACAAGCTTTTCCAAATCCGCAACAAGATTGCCAAAAATGCGGGCTGCAAGGATTTTATCGACTATATTTTCCTTGCCAAGCGCCGCTTTGACTACTCCCCCGCTGACTGTAGGAATTTCCACGAAAGCGTCGAGAAACTGGTGCTTCCGCTCCTCAAGGAAATCTACAAGAAACGCGCCGAAAAGATGGGCCTCAAGACGCTCCGTCCGTGGGATCTCTCCGTAGACCCGCTGAACCGCGCTCCGCTAAAACCGTACAAAAACGGCGATGAACTCATCGAAAAAGTCGACCAGATTTTCGAATCGATTCACCCGCAGGCGGGCAAGTGGGCACGCGAAATGCAGGCGAAAAAGCTTATTGATCCGGACAGCAGGCTCGGTAAGGCCCCCGGTGGCTACCAGATCGGCTTTGACGAAAGCCGCCTCCCCTTCATCTTCATGAATTCGGCTGAAACCGACCGCGACATTTACACGCTGCTGCACGAATCGGGACATTCTTTCCATCAGTATGCGCTTGCAAACCAGCCGATTCTCGCCTACCGCGACGTTCCTTCGGAATTCGCCGAAGTCGCGAGTATGAGTATGGAACTCATCGGCATGAGCAACCTCAAGCCTTTCTACGGCAATGACTCCGAAGCTATTCGCCGTAGCATTGAAGGTGAACTTGAAGACGTGATTTGGCTATTCCCGTGGGTGGCAAGCATCGATAGCTTCCAGCACGAATTGTATAGCCGTCCGAACCATAACGCCAAGGACCGCGAAGAAATCTGGAAGGGAATTATGGACCGCTACGATGCCGGCGTGGACTACTCCGGTTTCGAGGCTGTGCGCAACAACCTGTGGCAAAAGCAGCTGCACCTGTTCGAATGCCCGTTCTACTACATCGAATACGGCATTGCTCAGCTCGGTGCGCTCCAGGTATGGGCGAATTTCAAGAAAGACCCGAAAAAAGCCATTGATGATCTTTTCAAGGCCGAAAGTCTGGGCGACAGTCGCCCACTTCCGGAGCTTTTTGCCGCTGCAAATATCAAGTTCGACTTCACTGCAAAGACGATTGAACCGTTGATGCAGGTGGTCTGGGATGAATTAACCTAAATATTTGAAAAAAAATGCAAAAAAACGGCAAAAACGCTTGACAAATTAAAAAGAATAACCTATATTTGGCGCACATCCTGGAGGGATGGCCGAGTGGTTGAAGGCGCACGCTTGGAAAGCGTGTTTACCTCACGGTAACGAGGGTTCGAATCCCTCTCCCTCTTCTAAACATTTTCAGAGGTACCTAGATGGCTGAAGAACAGAGAGTCTATCTTGATGACATTTATGCTAACGAACAATGTCAAGGCTCCGTTTTCCGCGCAGTGGTTATGATGGCTCAGGAAGCTCGCTTTGTGAACAAGCAGGCAACTCAGGGCTATATCACCTTGACCAAGAAGCCGACCACCATCGCTATGTACAAGTTCAAGGAAGGTAAGCTCTCTGTCACCGACAAGAAGGCTTCTGACCGTGCTGATTCTGAAATGGTTGCTGAACCTGAAGTGACATCGGAAAATGTGGCTCAAGTTTCTGCCGCTGCCGATAACGCTTTTGGTGAATAATTCAGTAATTTGCAAAATTCTTGAGAAGTCCATCGTTTAAAACGATGGATTTTTCTTTTTTTAGTCTTTTGGCTTGCGCATATAAGAAAAGCGACTTCTAAAAAGAAGTCGCCTTTTGTCTCCTCCTATCCTAGCCTCCAATTTCAACTACATTTGAGCGCTTCTACTGTAATAGGTTTCGGGGAAAGCCGTTGCAGCGCAATGATTGCATAGCATGCGCAGCCTTGTTTCGGCTACAGTAGTTACGCGGATCTGAGCACCGCAGTCGGCGCATTTTGCAAGGAACACCATCGAAAGCGGATGTGTCGCGACTGTAGCGGCGCGCCCCTCACCCACTTTGTGAACGGTGTTGCGGAAAATGACTTCGCCTTCTGCATTCTGGTAAATTTCACGCATAATGCAGCAGTCGAAGCTTCGGCCACGACGATTGCGCATACGCATGTTAAAACTTGCGTTTACGGTGTCGTTACGGAAGGTATTCCAGTCGCTTGCGTAACGGTAAAGGTCCGTCACGTAATGCCACGGCAATTCTGAAGGTTCGAACCCGAACATTCGGCAGAAGCGCCTGTTTCCGCTCAAAAGACGTCCGTATTCATTGACTTCAAAGTAGGCAAGCTCGATAGAGTTTTCCGTCATCATTGTGCGCCTCCTTTCAGATAATACCGATACAAGACATCGGCTGCAGTGATTGTGAGATTCCCCAATCGCACCTCATCCAATTTCAAATCCAAATTTTGGTCGCCAAATACAACAGGAGCATTAGCTACATTCGAAGGTAAATCAACTGCCACGCGGAAAGCGATAAGGAACCCGTTCTTGTAGAGTTTCAACGTATCGCCATACCAGATGGCTGTAAGTTGCATAGGTTCGTTCAATTCAATTTCTGCGTCCGAAA
The genomic region above belongs to uncultured Fibrobacter sp. and contains:
- a CDS encoding M3 family oligoendopeptidase; amino-acid sequence: MRTFVPENFNVDNVEEVKALYQSLLNEDVTNSSEALRSWILRWSELGSVLSEVSCRRYVAMTCNTQDEAAAKAYEDFVSNIDPISNEYSDKLNKKLMAHPAKDKLKDEFGVWFRSVQVSLDLFSPDNIPLETEETMAVQAYQKITGGMSVEFDGGVKTMQQLGAYLEKTDRDLRERAFRTMWDRRLKDKDALDESFDKLFQIRNKIAKNAGCKDFIDYIFLAKRRFDYSPADCRNFHESVEKLVLPLLKEIYKKRAEKMGLKTLRPWDLSVDPLNRAPLKPYKNGDELIEKVDQIFESIHPQAGKWAREMQAKKLIDPDSRLGKAPGGYQIGFDESRLPFIFMNSAETDRDIYTLLHESGHSFHQYALANQPILAYRDVPSEFAEVASMSMELIGMSNLKPFYGNDSEAIRRSIEGELEDVIWLFPWVASIDSFQHELYSRPNHNAKDREEIWKGIMDRYDAGVDYSGFEAVRNNLWQKQLHLFECPFYYIEYGIAQLGALQVWANFKKDPKKAIDDLFKAESLGDSRPLPELFAAANIKFDFTAKTIEPLMQVVWDELT